In Streptomyces sp. 840.1, one DNA window encodes the following:
- a CDS encoding acyl-CoA dehydrogenase family protein — protein sequence MDFQLSDDQRALGAGIRELLAGRFDRDRMRAAHDGGGGVDRALWRELGAAGLFALRLPETAGGVGLGLPESVLLFEEMGRALLPGPLAATQLAAGAVKGAAEGEAVVALAEAGRPVGHLEGTDALLVLDGEAGGAVGRVLSGRALRQVVREAEPMRSLDPGTPLWRVPDLAGYEGEPLPDGARPRHEGALLAAAEQLGSAGRSLEAAVQHAREREQFAAPIGSFQAVKHLCAGMLVRAETARTAVYAAAVTGDPMEIAGAKLLADEAAVGNARDCLQVHGGMGFTWEADVHLHLKRAWLRAGQWLTAADAEEALAADLG from the coding sequence GTGGACTTCCAGCTCTCGGACGACCAGCGGGCCCTTGGGGCGGGGATACGGGAGCTGCTCGCGGGCCGGTTCGACAGGGACCGGATGCGGGCGGCGCACGACGGCGGCGGGGGAGTGGACCGCGCGCTGTGGCGGGAGCTCGGCGCGGCCGGGCTCTTCGCGCTGCGGCTGCCGGAGACGGCGGGCGGCGTCGGACTCGGCCTGCCCGAATCCGTACTCCTGTTCGAGGAGATGGGCCGGGCGCTGCTGCCCGGACCGCTGGCCGCCACCCAGCTCGCCGCCGGAGCGGTGAAGGGGGCGGCGGAGGGCGAGGCGGTGGTGGCCCTGGCGGAGGCCGGGCGGCCGGTGGGGCACCTGGAGGGGACCGATGCGCTGCTGGTCCTGGACGGGGAGGCGGGCGGCGCCGTCGGCCGGGTGCTGAGCGGGCGGGCGCTGCGGCAGGTCGTGCGGGAGGCCGAGCCCATGCGTTCGCTGGACCCGGGTACCCCCCTGTGGCGGGTGCCCGACCTGGCCGGGTACGAGGGCGAGCCGCTGCCGGACGGGGCGCGGCCGCGTCACGAGGGCGCCCTGCTGGCCGCCGCCGAGCAGCTCGGCAGTGCCGGCCGCAGCCTGGAGGCGGCGGTTCAACACGCCCGTGAGCGTGAACAGTTCGCGGCGCCCATCGGTTCCTTCCAGGCGGTCAAGCATCTGTGCGCCGGAATGCTGGTGCGCGCCGAAACGGCCCGCACGGCCGTCTACGCGGCCGCCGTGACCGGGGACCCCATGGAGATCGCCGGGGCCAAGCTGCTGGCCGACGAGGCGGCCGTCGGCAATGCCCGCGACTGCCTCCAGGTGCACGGCGGCATGGGCTTCACCTGGGAGGCGGATGTACACCTGCACCTCAAGCGGGCCTGGCTGCGGGCCGGGCAGTGGCTCACGGCGGCGGACGCGGAGGAGGCGCTGGCAGCCGATCTGGGCTGA
- a CDS encoding acyl-CoA dehydrogenase, translating to MDLSYTEEEEAFRARLREWLAAALPGLPGKPDPGDWPGRRAYDTHWQRLLYDAGYAGLHWPADAGGRGATPTQHLIFLEETERAGAPYVGANFVGLLHAGPTIAAEGTAEQRARWLPPVLRGDEIWCQGFSEPEAGSDLASLRTRAVRDGDDYVVSGSKIWTSHAEVADWCELLVRTDPAAPKHRGISWLAMRMDAPGVTVRPLRTLAGSTEFAEMFLDEVRVPVPHRVGEENDGWRVTMVTLSFERGTAFVGEVVACRRTLDALAAEARRSGRWDDAVLRRRLGRLNAEFRALWRLTQWNVSEAQAGGGVPGAGGSVFKLRYSHARQELYEAAAEVLGAGDALDLDREWVLDRLSSLSYTIAAGTSQIQANIVAERILGLPKGR from the coding sequence ATGGACCTCTCGTACACGGAGGAAGAGGAAGCCTTCCGGGCACGGCTGCGGGAGTGGCTGGCCGCCGCGCTCCCCGGGCTGCCCGGGAAGCCGGACCCAGGCGACTGGCCGGGGCGCCGGGCGTACGACACCCACTGGCAGCGGCTGCTGTACGACGCCGGCTACGCGGGCCTGCACTGGCCCGCCGACGCGGGCGGCCGGGGCGCAACCCCCACCCAGCACCTGATCTTCCTGGAGGAGACGGAGCGGGCCGGGGCGCCCTACGTCGGGGCCAACTTCGTCGGGCTGCTGCACGCCGGGCCCACCATCGCGGCCGAGGGCACCGCCGAGCAGCGGGCCCGCTGGCTGCCGCCGGTGCTGCGCGGCGACGAGATCTGGTGCCAGGGCTTCAGCGAGCCGGAGGCGGGCTCCGACCTGGCCTCGCTGCGGACCCGTGCGGTGCGCGACGGCGACGACTACGTGGTGAGCGGCAGCAAGATCTGGACCTCGCACGCCGAGGTCGCCGACTGGTGCGAACTGCTGGTGCGCACGGACCCGGCCGCCCCCAAGCACCGCGGGATCAGCTGGCTGGCGATGCGGATGGACGCCCCCGGCGTCACCGTCCGGCCGCTGCGCACGCTCGCCGGTTCGACGGAGTTCGCGGAGATGTTCCTCGACGAGGTCCGGGTGCCCGTACCGCACCGGGTCGGCGAGGAGAACGACGGCTGGCGGGTCACCATGGTCACGCTGTCCTTCGAACGCGGTACGGCCTTCGTCGGCGAGGTCGTCGCCTGCCGCCGCACCCTGGATGCCCTGGCGGCCGAGGCGCGGCGCAGCGGGCGGTGGGACGACGCGGTGCTGCGCCGCCGGCTGGGCAGGCTGAACGCCGAGTTCCGGGCGCTGTGGCGGCTCACGCAGTGGAACGTCAGTGAGGCGCAGGCCGGCGGGGGAGTCCCCGGGGCCGGCGGCTCGGTCTTCAAGCTGCGCTACTCGCACGCCCGCCAGGAGCTGTACGAGGCGGCGGCCGAGGTGCTCGGTGCGGGGGACGCCCTCGACCTGGACCGGGAGTGGGTGCTGGACCGGCTCTCCTCGCTCTCGTACACGATCGCGGCCGGCACCTCGCAGATCCAGGCGAACATCGTCGCCGAGCGCATTCTCGGCCTGCCGAAGGGGCGGTGA
- a CDS encoding amidohydrolase family protein, translating to MTELPRIVSVDDHVIEPPHLFSTWLPAKYRERGPQPLTAGIGELAYTGGKYVITMDPDGPPTDWWIYEDLKFPYKRNIAAVGFDRDDMTLEGITRAEMRRGCWDPVERLKDMDLNHVEASLCFPTFPRFCGQTFAEAHDKEVALACVRAYNDWMVEEWCGDSGGRLIPLCIIPLWDIDLAVAEIRRNAARGVRAVTFSEIPTYLGLPSIHSGYWDPFFAVCQETGTVVNMHIGSSSQMPAASPDAPPAVQASLSFNNAMASMMDFLFSGVLVKFPQLKLAYSEGQMGWIPYALERADDVWEEHRAWGGVRDLIPEPPSTYYYRQMFCCFFRDKHGVASLDVVGRDNATFETDYPHVDSTFPHTKEVALDHVKGLDDETIYKLMRGNAIRMLGLDLDK from the coding sequence ATGACGGAACTGCCTCGGATCGTCAGCGTCGACGACCATGTGATCGAGCCGCCGCACCTGTTCTCGACCTGGCTGCCGGCCAAGTACCGGGAGCGCGGTCCGCAGCCGCTGACCGCGGGTATCGGTGAGCTGGCGTACACCGGCGGCAAGTACGTCATCACGATGGACCCGGACGGCCCGCCCACCGACTGGTGGATCTACGAGGACCTCAAGTTCCCGTACAAGCGCAACATCGCCGCCGTCGGGTTCGACCGCGACGACATGACGCTGGAGGGGATCACCCGGGCCGAGATGCGGCGCGGGTGCTGGGACCCCGTCGAGCGGCTGAAGGACATGGACCTCAATCACGTCGAGGCGAGCCTCTGCTTCCCCACCTTCCCGCGCTTCTGCGGGCAGACCTTCGCGGAGGCGCACGACAAGGAGGTCGCGCTGGCGTGCGTGCGCGCCTACAACGACTGGATGGTCGAGGAGTGGTGCGGGGACAGCGGCGGCCGGCTGATCCCGCTCTGCATCATCCCGCTCTGGGACATCGACCTGGCCGTCGCGGAGATCCGGCGGAACGCGGCGCGCGGGGTGCGAGCGGTCACCTTCTCGGAGATCCCGACCTACCTCGGGCTGCCGTCCATCCACTCCGGCTACTGGGACCCGTTCTTCGCCGTCTGTCAGGAGACCGGCACGGTCGTGAACATGCACATCGGGTCCAGCTCGCAGATGCCCGCCGCCTCGCCGGACGCCCCGCCCGCCGTCCAGGCCTCGCTCTCCTTCAACAACGCCATGGCCTCGATGATGGACTTCCTCTTCAGCGGCGTCCTGGTGAAGTTCCCGCAGCTCAAGCTCGCCTACAGCGAGGGCCAGATGGGCTGGATCCCGTACGCCCTCGAGCGCGCCGACGACGTCTGGGAGGAGCACCGGGCCTGGGGCGGGGTGCGCGATCTGATCCCCGAGCCGCCGTCCACGTACTACTACCGGCAGATGTTCTGCTGCTTCTTCCGCGACAAGCACGGGGTGGCGTCGCTGGATGTGGTGGGCCGCGACAACGCCACCTTCGAGACCGACTACCCGCACGTCGACTCGACCTTCCCGCACACCAAGGAGGTCGCCCTCGACCACGTCAAGGGACTGGACGACGAGACCATCTACAAACTGATGCGCGGAAACGCGATCCGGATGCTCGGCCTGGACCTCGACAAGTAG
- a CDS encoding class I adenylate-forming enzyme family protein: MNETAHALGTSGTFWELIERRAALTPDLPFLIQDDRTLTFGELRTRAERVAAGLYDLGVRPGTVVAWQLPTRLETALLSFALARLGAVQTPLIPFYRDREIGFALRESKAGFFFVPGTWRGFDHVAMAARLATGPGRPPRVFEAYETLPDGDPAVLPAPPAEGTSVRWIYWTSGTTSDPKGVLHTDRSLIAAGSCLAHALRLSAADVGSMAFPFAHVAGPDYSVMLLLYGFPAVLFEHFAMPDALAGYRRHGVTVAGGSTAFYSMFLTEQRKAPSVPLIPTLRLLAGGGAPKPPEVYHAVVREMGVQLTHGYGMTEVPMITMGAPDDTVENLAGTEGRPPEGMEIRITDEDGKPLPYGTDGEVRLRGEAVCKGYLAGSDPFDVEGFLITGDVGHLRPSGHLVLTGRLKDIIIRKGENISAKEIEDLLARHPGVGDAAVIGLPDEERGERVCAVLEQPPGAAPLTLPELTAYLRGEGLSVHKLPEQLELVDALPRNETLHKVLKYRLRERFAG, encoded by the coding sequence GTGAACGAGACCGCACACGCCCTGGGAACATCGGGCACCTTCTGGGAGCTCATCGAACGCCGGGCCGCCCTGACCCCGGATCTGCCCTTCCTGATCCAGGACGACCGCACGCTCACCTTCGGCGAACTGCGGACCCGTGCCGAACGGGTGGCGGCGGGCCTGTACGACCTGGGCGTACGACCCGGGACCGTGGTCGCCTGGCAGTTGCCGACCCGGCTGGAGACGGCGCTGCTCTCGTTCGCGCTGGCCCGGCTCGGGGCGGTGCAGACCCCGCTCATCCCGTTCTACCGCGACCGCGAGATCGGCTTCGCGCTGCGCGAGTCGAAGGCCGGGTTCTTCTTCGTGCCCGGCACCTGGCGCGGCTTCGACCATGTCGCGATGGCGGCCCGCCTGGCCACCGGGCCCGGCCGCCCGCCGAGGGTGTTCGAGGCGTACGAGACCCTCCCGGACGGCGATCCGGCGGTCCTGCCCGCACCGCCCGCCGAGGGCACCTCGGTGCGCTGGATCTACTGGACCTCGGGCACCACCTCCGACCCGAAGGGCGTCCTGCACACCGACCGCAGCCTGATAGCGGCCGGCTCCTGCCTGGCCCATGCGCTGCGGCTGTCGGCGGCCGACGTCGGCTCGATGGCATTCCCGTTCGCCCACGTCGCGGGCCCGGACTACTCGGTGATGCTGCTGCTGTACGGCTTCCCCGCGGTGCTGTTCGAGCACTTCGCGATGCCGGACGCGCTCGCCGGATACCGGCGGCACGGGGTGACGGTCGCGGGCGGCTCCACGGCCTTCTACTCCATGTTCCTGACGGAACAGCGCAAGGCTCCCTCCGTCCCCCTCATCCCCACCCTGCGCCTGCTGGCGGGCGGCGGCGCCCCGAAACCGCCGGAGGTCTACCACGCGGTGGTCCGCGAGATGGGCGTCCAGCTCACCCACGGCTACGGCATGACCGAGGTCCCCATGATCACGATGGGCGCCCCGGACGACACGGTGGAGAACCTGGCGGGGACGGAGGGGCGGCCGCCCGAGGGCATGGAGATCCGGATCACCGACGAGGACGGCAAGCCGCTGCCGTACGGCACGGACGGCGAGGTACGGCTACGGGGCGAGGCCGTCTGCAAGGGCTACCTGGCCGGCTCGGACCCGTTCGACGTCGAGGGCTTCCTGATCACTGGCGACGTCGGCCACCTCCGGCCGAGCGGCCACCTCGTCCTCACCGGCCGGCTGAAGGACATCATCATCCGCAAGGGCGAGAACATCTCGGCGAAGGAGATAGAGGACCTCCTGGCCCGCCACCCCGGCGTCGGTGACGCGGCGGTGATCGGCCTCCCGGACGAGGAGCGCGGCGAACGCGTCTGCGCGGTCCTCGAACAACCGCCGGGCGCCGCCCCCCTCACCCTCCCCGAGCTGACCGCCTACCTGCGCGGCGAGGGCCTGTCCGTCCACAAGCTCCCCGAACAACTGGAACTGGTGGACGCCCTCCCCCGCAACGAGACCCTCCACAAGGTCCTGAAGTACCGACTGCGCGAGCGGTTCGCGGGTTGA
- a CDS encoding EF-hand domain-containing protein: protein MDSAEYERKIAFRFAAFDQDGNGYIDRADFDAAAARLLTEFGTAARCDKGQALYSGAEAFWQGMAGIADVDGDQRVSRAEFVGGAVKRLRDNPERFAEIARPFLRAALAVAAQDDVGGAAVPAVERALRVLGASPEAAAFGAQSLDADRDGRIAEADAVAAFSAYFTVIEPDA, encoded by the coding sequence ATGGACAGCGCAGAGTATGAGCGCAAGATCGCATTCCGCTTCGCCGCCTTCGACCAGGACGGCAACGGCTACATCGATCGCGCGGATTTCGATGCCGCCGCGGCCCGTCTGCTCACCGAGTTCGGTACGGCGGCCCGCTGCGACAAGGGCCAGGCGCTCTACAGCGGGGCCGAGGCGTTCTGGCAGGGCATGGCGGGCATCGCGGACGTGGACGGGGACCAGCGCGTCAGCCGTGCGGAGTTCGTGGGCGGCGCGGTGAAACGGCTCAGGGACAACCCCGAGCGGTTCGCGGAGATCGCCCGCCCCTTCCTGCGAGCGGCCCTCGCCGTGGCCGCCCAGGACGACGTGGGCGGCGCCGCGGTGCCCGCCGTGGAGCGGGCGCTACGGGTGCTGGGTGCGAGCCCGGAGGCGGCGGCCTTCGGCGCCCAGAGCCTGGACGCGGACCGGGACGGGCGGATCGCGGAGGCGGACGCGGTGGCGGCGTTCTCGGCGTACTTCACGGTGATCGAGCCCGACGCATAG
- a CDS encoding STAS domain-containing protein encodes MRVAESEQGGWTVLHIRGELDLVTSPAVRQSVHDAVAVGRHDVVLDLSEVFFCDSSGVGVLIASRRLMRSCGGRLRLILPARGAEEGSHVNRVLAALGVRRLFEVYPDSDSAVVDGAQPLSA; translated from the coding sequence CTGAGAGTGGCCGAGAGCGAGCAGGGCGGTTGGACCGTGCTGCACATACGGGGCGAGCTCGACCTGGTGACCTCGCCCGCCGTCCGGCAGTCCGTCCATGACGCGGTGGCCGTCGGCCGCCATGACGTCGTGCTCGACCTCTCCGAGGTCTTCTTCTGCGACTCCAGCGGCGTGGGCGTCCTGATCGCCTCCCGCCGCCTGATGCGTTCCTGCGGGGGCCGGCTGCGGCTGATCCTGCCCGCCAGGGGCGCGGAGGAGGGCTCCCACGTCAACCGGGTGCTCGCGGCGCTCGGCGTGCGTCGGCTGTTCGAGGTCTACCCCGACTCGGACTCGGCCGTCGTCGACGGGGCCCAGCCGCTCTCGGCCTGA
- a CDS encoding RNA polymerase sigma factor codes for MANNAPPRWDRKMQQRLARGEAAALGELYDRFASLVHSQAHRMLDDESAADLVTREVFGYVWENPDAYDPKQGSMRSWVARLTHHQSVRRLRSTAADPGTCEDAEDGGARADPAELEERVRRATAAARADYIVASMPAPLRAALELAYIQRRDYRQTAADLGVTEDEARRRLRLGLQLLSTAHTRPLEDSSPPGYGRRL; via the coding sequence ATGGCTAATAACGCACCACCCCGCTGGGACCGCAAGATGCAGCAGCGGCTGGCACGCGGTGAGGCGGCCGCCCTCGGGGAGCTCTACGACCGGTTCGCCTCGCTCGTGCACAGCCAGGCCCACCGGATGCTCGACGACGAGAGCGCCGCGGACCTGGTGACCCGCGAGGTCTTCGGGTACGTGTGGGAGAACCCCGACGCCTACGACCCCAAGCAGGGCTCGATGCGGTCCTGGGTGGCCAGGCTCACCCACCACCAGTCCGTGCGCCGGCTGCGCAGCACCGCCGCCGACCCGGGCACCTGCGAGGACGCGGAGGACGGCGGGGCCCGCGCGGACCCGGCCGAGCTGGAGGAGCGGGTGCGCCGGGCCACCGCCGCGGCCCGTGCCGACTACATCGTCGCGTCCATGCCCGCGCCGCTGCGGGCCGCGCTGGAGCTCGCGTACATCCAGCGCCGGGACTACCGGCAGACCGCGGCCGACCTCGGAGTCACCGAGGACGAGGCCCGGCGCCGGCTGCGACTCGGACTCCAGCTCCTCTCCACCGCCCACACCCGTCCCCTCGAGGACTCCTCGCCGCCCGGATACGGGCGGCGGCTGTGA
- a CDS encoding zf-HC2 domain-containing protein yields the protein MDHVTPPVPEPEPVPPEPEAEREPEPEVEPEAAANRADSPPPPPPPFPPALVLPHRVLKALLGAWALSACSTEETEAVEEHLTECAPCADEALRLRDAVGLLHTDGSLDLDPLLRSRVLDNCLSRRPARIPVPDWAAPYDAETARLDALLRDIGASEWHAPVRLKWFEGERGVSRKTTVAGVIGHLMTVDGLVSTALGLDDPLADSVPGVPRRGPGPVLAPTARTETYWSSAQLPPTRAVREPWREQSHTLIRTVSFAGRGVSDLSVSYGDFALPLQDALVDRAFECWVHGGDIARAVDYPYETPSAPHLNRMIDLAARMLPAALAGRRRAGLAGPARHLVTAGSPGRSLHLEVEGLGGGNWYIALDSPAAVGSPDHAVAQVALDGTEFCELLAGHVPPVETAAGQRGDREAIHDVLYAAASLSRL from the coding sequence ATGGACCACGTGACGCCACCCGTACCCGAGCCGGAACCCGTACCACCCGAACCGGAAGCGGAACGCGAACCGGAACCGGAAGTGGAACCGGAAGCGGCAGCGAACCGGGCAGACAGCCCGCCACCACCGCCTCCGCCGTTCCCACCGGCCCTGGTGCTCCCGCACCGCGTGCTGAAGGCCCTCCTCGGCGCATGGGCGCTCTCCGCCTGCTCCACCGAGGAGACCGAGGCCGTCGAGGAGCACCTCACGGAGTGCGCGCCCTGTGCGGACGAGGCGCTGCGGCTGCGCGACGCGGTCGGGCTGCTGCACACCGACGGCAGCCTGGACCTCGATCCGCTGCTCAGGTCCCGGGTGCTGGACAACTGCCTGAGCCGCCGGCCGGCCAGGATCCCGGTGCCCGACTGGGCGGCCCCGTACGACGCGGAGACCGCCCGCCTCGACGCACTGCTGCGCGACATCGGCGCGTCCGAGTGGCACGCGCCGGTGCGGCTGAAGTGGTTCGAGGGCGAGCGCGGCGTCAGCCGCAAGACGACGGTCGCCGGAGTGATCGGCCACCTCATGACCGTCGACGGGCTGGTCAGCACCGCCCTCGGCCTCGACGACCCGCTCGCCGACAGCGTCCCGGGCGTCCCGCGCCGGGGACCGGGACCGGTGCTCGCACCCACCGCGCGCACCGAGACGTACTGGTCCTCGGCGCAGCTGCCGCCGACCCGCGCCGTGCGTGAGCCGTGGCGGGAGCAGAGCCACACCCTCATCCGCACCGTGTCCTTCGCCGGACGCGGGGTCTCGGACCTCTCGGTCTCCTACGGGGACTTCGCGCTGCCACTTCAGGACGCCCTGGTGGACCGCGCCTTCGAGTGCTGGGTGCACGGCGGCGACATCGCCAGGGCGGTGGACTACCCGTACGAGACGCCCTCCGCACCCCATCTGAACCGGATGATCGACCTGGCGGCCCGGATGCTCCCGGCGGCCCTGGCCGGGCGGCGGCGCGCGGGGCTCGCCGGTCCGGCCCGCCATCTGGTGACGGCCGGTTCACCGGGCCGCTCGCTCCATCTGGAGGTCGAGGGCCTGGGTGGCGGCAACTGGTACATCGCGCTGGACTCCCCGGCCGCGGTCGGCTCCCCGGACCACGCGGTGGCGCAGGTCGCGCTGGACGGCACCGAGTTCTGCGAGCTGCTGGCGGGCCATGTGCCGCCCGTGGAGACGGCGGCCGGTCAGCGCGGGGACCGCGAGGCCATCCACGACGTGCTGTACGCGGCGGCCTCGCTCAGCAGGCTGTGA
- the purU gene encoding formyltetrahydrofolate deformylase, which translates to MTAPQPAETVSSAVPDAASEQYVLTLSCPDKQGIVHAVSSYLFMTGCNIEDSQQFGDHDTGLFFMRVHFSADGPAVTPEKLRASFAAIGDSFRMEWQIHRSSDRMRVVLMVSKFGHCLNDLLFRSRTGALPVEIAAVVSNHTDFAELVASYDVPFRHIPVTRDNKAEAEARLLELVREEDVELVVLARYMQVLSDDLCKQLSGRIINIHHSFLPSFKGAKPYHQAHARGVKLIGATAHYVTADLDEGPIIEQEVERVSHGVTPDQLVATGRDVECRALARAVKWHAEHRILLNGRRTVVFP; encoded by the coding sequence ATGACCGCGCCGCAGCCCGCCGAAACCGTCTCCTCAGCTGTCCCGGACGCCGCGTCCGAGCAGTACGTACTCACGCTCTCCTGCCCGGACAAACAGGGCATCGTGCACGCCGTGTCGAGCTATCTCTTCATGACCGGCTGCAACATCGAGGACAGCCAGCAGTTCGGGGACCACGACACGGGTCTGTTCTTCATGCGCGTCCACTTCTCGGCGGACGGCCCGGCGGTGACCCCGGAGAAGCTGCGGGCGAGCTTCGCCGCGATCGGCGACTCCTTCCGGATGGAGTGGCAGATCCACCGGTCCTCGGACCGGATGCGGGTCGTGCTCATGGTCAGCAAGTTCGGCCACTGCCTGAACGACCTGCTGTTCCGCTCCAGGACGGGGGCGCTGCCGGTCGAGATCGCCGCGGTCGTCTCCAACCACACGGACTTCGCCGAGCTCGTCGCCTCCTACGACGTCCCCTTCCGGCACATCCCGGTGACCAGGGACAACAAGGCGGAGGCCGAGGCGCGGCTGCTGGAGCTGGTCCGCGAGGAGGATGTGGAACTGGTCGTCCTGGCCCGCTACATGCAGGTCCTCTCGGACGACCTCTGCAAGCAGCTGAGCGGCCGGATCATCAACATCCACCACTCCTTCCTGCCGAGCTTCAAGGGCGCCAAGCCGTACCACCAGGCGCACGCCCGAGGCGTGAAGCTCATCGGTGCCACCGCGCACTACGTGACGGCCGACCTCGACGAGGGGCCGATCATCGAGCAGGAGGTCGAGCGGGTGAGCCACGGCGTCACGCCGGACCAGCTGGTCGCCACCGGGCGCGATGTGGAGTGCCGGGCGCTGGCGCGCGCGGTGAAGTGGCACGCGGAGCACCGCATCCTGCTGAACGGCCGCCGCACGGTGGTCTTCCCGTAG
- a CDS encoding SCO4402 family protein translates to MGGMPLNDIPWWRWRSNVRSALHMLSDPVFHHECWLAGREGYGDVTDAVYRLVEDTWLDNWSAEKYVGTVFRDSGEAALVDVAVLRVLRIMHQVGADAPVSAYLEHHGWPEAVRAAREAHVLLASNDGEDPDVPPRSLDVLRIMTRTA, encoded by the coding sequence ATGGGCGGCATGCCGCTCAACGACATTCCGTGGTGGCGCTGGCGCAGCAACGTGCGCTCGGCGCTGCACATGCTCTCCGACCCCGTCTTCCACCACGAGTGCTGGCTGGCCGGCCGGGAGGGGTACGGCGACGTCACCGACGCCGTGTACCGCCTGGTCGAGGACACCTGGCTCGACAACTGGTCCGCCGAGAAGTACGTCGGCACGGTCTTCCGGGACTCCGGCGAGGCCGCCCTCGTGGACGTCGCCGTGCTGCGGGTGCTGCGCATCATGCACCAGGTCGGCGCGGACGCCCCCGTCTCCGCCTACCTGGAGCACCACGGCTGGCCGGAGGCCGTCAGGGCCGCCCGCGAGGCCCATGTGCTGCTCGCCTCGAACGACGGCGAGGACCCGGACGTACCGCCGCGCTCGCTGGACGTGCTCCGCATCATGACCAGAACGGCCTGA
- a CDS encoding ABC transporter substrate-binding protein, giving the protein MTGRQRPILPRPSRPFIGAVAAGALLLTGCGVLPGASGDSREPVTVVTWAPSGASGPDSASMAGMTAMAQTYARWVNTGGGIDGHKLRVVTCDEQDTSVGAGRCARRAVEEKAVAVVGSYSRYGRAFMAPLEVAGIPYIGGYGASEEEFRSYMSYPVTGGQSALLAGNAKQLARGCERVSLVRPDTLGGDGQSWLLRTGLTEARRPAPLDIRAAETATSYDDAAGRALDGAGAAGGCVTAVLGDRTETFFDSFRRLAPTAAKVSISSVLGSVGQPLIDRTGGRDSPFEGAYVTGWYPDMGDARWNGMRQVIREHAFGDNRIDPDDTGVQTTWIAYTALKSIVESLNEPAITAGRVTKALNKGIRVDTGGLTPELRWRYEDMIGSDAYPRIVNSKVTFQVVRDGKLVADKKGFVDVTKTLSDASATD; this is encoded by the coding sequence ATGACCGGACGGCAGCGCCCCATCCTTCCCCGCCCTTCCAGGCCGTTCATCGGCGCAGTGGCGGCAGGGGCCCTGCTGCTGACCGGCTGCGGTGTGCTCCCTGGGGCCTCGGGGGACTCCAGGGAGCCCGTCACCGTCGTCACCTGGGCGCCCAGCGGCGCATCCGGTCCGGACAGCGCCAGCATGGCGGGCATGACGGCCATGGCGCAGACCTACGCGCGCTGGGTCAACACCGGCGGCGGGATCGACGGGCACAAGCTGCGCGTCGTCACCTGCGACGAACAGGACACCTCGGTCGGCGCGGGCAGGTGCGCCCGCCGGGCCGTCGAGGAGAAGGCGGTCGCGGTCGTCGGCTCGTACAGCCGGTACGGGCGGGCGTTCATGGCGCCGCTCGAAGTGGCCGGGATTCCCTACATAGGCGGCTACGGCGCCTCCGAGGAGGAGTTCCGCAGCTACATGTCCTACCCGGTGACCGGCGGCCAGTCAGCGCTGCTGGCGGGCAACGCCAAGCAGCTGGCCCGGGGTTGCGAGCGGGTATCCCTGGTGCGGCCGGACACGCTGGGCGGCGACGGGCAGTCGTGGCTCCTGCGGACCGGCCTCACCGAGGCCCGCCGGCCCGCGCCCCTCGACATCCGGGCGGCGGAGACGGCCACTTCGTACGACGACGCGGCCGGCCGGGCGCTGGACGGGGCGGGCGCGGCCGGCGGGTGCGTGACGGCCGTGCTGGGCGACCGCACGGAGACCTTCTTCGACTCCTTCCGGCGGCTGGCGCCGACGGCCGCGAAGGTCAGCATCTCCTCGGTGCTCGGCAGCGTGGGCCAGCCGCTCATCGACCGCACCGGCGGCCGCGACAGTCCGTTCGAGGGCGCGTACGTCACCGGCTGGTACCCGGACATGGGCGACGCCCGCTGGAACGGGATGCGCCAGGTGATCCGCGAGCACGCCTTCGGCGACAACCGCATCGACCCGGACGACACGGGCGTGCAGACCACCTGGATCGCCTACACCGCCCTGAAGTCCATCGTCGAGTCCCTGAACGAGCCGGCGATCACCGCGGGCAGGGTCACCAAGGCCCTGAACAAGGGCATCCGGGTCGACACCGGCGGCCTCACCCCCGAACTGCGCTGGCGCTACGAGGACATGATCGGCTCGGACGCGTACCCACGCATCGTGAACAGCAAGGTGACGTTCCAGGTCGTGCGGGACGGCAAGCTGGTCGCCGACAAGAAGGGCTTCGTGGACGTGACGAAGACCCTGTCGGACGCGAGCGCCACCGACTGA